GCCACGCCGAGCCGTCGCGCACCGTCGGACTCCTCGGCACGGCCGAACAGGCGTACATCGCTTTCCGAGGTGGCGAGCGCCTCGGAGAGCACAGCGGTGACGTTGACCGACGGGGCGGCTCCCCCACCGGCATTGGCACCGGCGTAAGTGACCTCGGCGGCGGCCGGCGAGATCATGATCGTGTCGCACGCGAGCCCCATGATGGCCCGCGCGTGCAGTTCGAACTCGCTGAGCCGCTGCGAGCGCAACGTCACCAGCCCGCTGTCGCTCGGACGTACCCGTACGTCGGAGAAGTACACGTCCTCCCCCTGCACCAGCAGTTCCACGCCGAAGACGCCGCGCCCGCCCAGCGAGTTGACGATGCGCGCCGCGATCGACTTCGCCGCGTCGAGCGCCGCGGGCGGCATCTGCTGTGGCTGCCAGGACTCCAGCACACCGCTGTCGAGCCGGCGATGCCCGATCGGTTCACAGAACTGCACACCGGGCCCGGCGGGCCCCGTGGTGCGGATGGTCAGCATCGTGACCTCGAAGTCGACCTCGACGACCGATTCGGCCAGCACCCGGCTGTGCGCGAAGTGACCCGCGGTGGTCGCACGCCGCCATGCCGGTTCGATGTCGTCGGGCCGCAGCAGCACGGACTGGCCGTCGCGCAGCCGACCCGTGATGGGTTTGACCACGAGCGGATATCCGGCGTGCTCGGCCACGGCCGTCAGCTCCTCGACGGAGCCGGCGAACCAGAACGGCACGGTGGGCAGGCCGAGTTCATCGGACGCCAGCCGGCGCAGGCCCTCACGGTCCTGGCTCAGGCGGATGCTGCGCGGGGTGGGCAGCACCTCGCTGTCGCCGCGTTCGGCCACCGCGATCAGCGCGTCGGCGGCGACAACGCCTGCCCCGGCCACCACGTACTGCGGTTTCTCGCGTGCGATGACGGCGCCGAGCTCGTCGGCGTCGTTCATGTCGATCACCGCGGAGCGGTCGGCGACACCGTGTGCGGGCCCGTGGCAGCGGTCCACCGCGACCACCACACCGCCGAGGTTCTGGAACGCCAGGGTGAGCTCCCGACTCAGCTCACCGCCGCCGAGCACCATCACGGTGGCCGGCGGATCGGCGGGCGCCGGGTCGTCGGCTGCGACATCGACCGCGGCGACCGCATTGTCGGCGCCAGGGTCGATGCCTGGCTCGTCCTGTGGTTCCGGCTCCGGCGTGGTGGTCTGGGGGTCGGTGTCGGCCACCGATTCGTCGGTCACATCGGTGGCGTCGGGACCGGCGCCGGCGGACTCATCGGCAGCGGCATCGTCGGTCACGGCACCCTCAATCGGTTCACTCATCGCACACCCCAGACTGCCAGATGCTCATCCGACCCGATGGTCGATGTAGCACCAACGCCAACTCTCGCCCGGTTCGGCCGAACGCATGACCGGGTGGCCCGTCGAATGAAAATGCTTGGTCGCGTGTTGATGGGGGCTGGAGTCACAGCAGGCGACGTGACCACACGTCATACACATCCGTAGATGCGCCCAGCTAGTCTCACCTAGTTCGGCACAGTCCTGGCAGTGGCCAGGGGTGACCGGCTGCGGCTCGACCGTTTCGGCCGTGAGGTGTTCACAGGTTCGAGGTGTCGGGCGCGACTCACGTCGGCGTGATCTCCTCAACATTTGACCAAGGATAAGGAACGGCTGTTCAAGGAGGTCGGACGACGTGGGTGCCACACTGTTGGCGGCCTTGGTGGTGGCGGTGCTGTTCACCGCGGTCGCGCGCAGGTTCGACGTATCGGCGCCACTGGTGCTGGTGGTCGCGGGTCTCGCGGGCAGTGCACTGCCCGGGTTTCATGACGTCCAACTGGACCCCGACCTGGTGTTGTTCGTCATCCTTCCGCCGCTGCTGTGGTCGGCGGGACTCGAGAGCAGCTATGTGGCGTTACGACGCAACATCCGCCCCATCGGCCTCCTGGCCGTCGGCCTGCCGTTGGTGACGGCACTCGTCGTAGGCATCGTCGCCTACCACACCGTGCCTGAGCTCACGCTGGCCGCCGCGCTCACCCTCGGCGCGATCGTCGCGCCACCAGATGCGGTCTCGGCCACCGCGGTCGGGCGCCGGCTCGGCCTGCCGCGTCGCACCATGACCCTGCTGGGTGGTGAGAGTCTGCTCAACGATGCCACCGCGCTCACCGCGTACAAGGTCGCCCTGGCGGCCGCGATCGGCGCCGCCACGAGTTGGGGCACCGCCCTGGGCACCTTCGCACTGGCCGCCGTGGGCGGTCTGGTGGTCGGCCTGGCACTGGGCATGCTGGTCCACCTCGTGCGTACGCGCCTCGAAGATCCGCTCGTCGAGAGCGCGATCGGTCTGGTGGCCCCCTTCTCCATCTACCTGATCGCCGAGGAGGTCCACGGCTCCGGGGTGATCGCGGTCGTGGTGGCGGCCCTGCTGCTCGGCCAGCGCGAGACCCAGGCCAGCTACGCCACCCGTCTGCAGGACAAGGCTGTGTGGAAGGCCCTGCAGCTGGTTCTCGAGTCCTTCGCGTTCCTGCTCATCGGACTGCAGTTGCCCGCGGTCGTCCGCGAACTCAAGGGCATCTCGGCGGCATCGTTGGCGATCTCGTCGGCCGCCGTGCTCGTCGCGGTGATCGCGGTTCGCATCGTCTGGGTGTACGCCTCCACCTACCTCGGCAGGCTGTTCACCAGGAACCACGAGCCGCCACCGCCGCACGCCCAGGTGTTCATCCTGTCGTGGGCGGGTATGCGGGGTGTCGTGTCGCTGGCGGCTGCTTTCGGTGTTCCGTTGACGACCCTGTCGGGCGAGCAGTTTCCGGGGCGCCCGCAGCTCGGCTTCCTCACTTTCGTGGTCGTGGTGGGCACCTTGCTGCTGCATGGGCTGACGCTGCCGTGGTTCATCCGGGTGCTCGGCGCTCAGGGCAACGAAGCTCAGAGCGACGCCATCGCCACCGCCGCTGCGCAGGACAAGGCCGCCAGGGCCGCCGCCGATCGCCTCGACGCGCTGCTGGCGGAGCAGCCGGCCGATACCGACGTGTCGCAGCGCGCCGCGGATGTGCTGCGCGCGTGGAACACCCGACGCCGCAACGCCGCCTGGGAACGGCTGGGGCGTGACGAAGCGGACATCGGTGAGAGCCCGACCTCGGCTTTCCGCCGGTTGCGGCTGGAAATGCTTGCCGCAGAACGGCAGACGTTTATCGCCGAGCGCGATGCCGGGCACATCGACGACGAAGTGTTACGCACCGTGCTCCATGGGCTCGATCTGGAAGAGGCGACGCTGAACCGTGATTAGACGCTTGTCGTGGCTGGCCGTGCTGGTTGTGATCGTCTCGGGCGG
This genomic window from Mycolicibacterium goodii contains:
- the purT gene encoding formate-dependent phosphoribosylglycinamide formyltransferase, giving the protein MSEPIEGAVTDDAAADESAGAGPDATDVTDESVADTDPQTTTPEPEPQDEPGIDPGADNAVAAVDVAADDPAPADPPATVMVLGGGELSRELTLAFQNLGGVVVAVDRCHGPAHGVADRSAVIDMNDADELGAVIAREKPQYVVAGAGVVAADALIAVAERGDSEVLPTPRSIRLSQDREGLRRLASDELGLPTVPFWFAGSVEELTAVAEHAGYPLVVKPITGRLRDGQSVLLRPDDIEPAWRRATTAGHFAHSRVLAESVVEVDFEVTMLTIRTTGPAGPGVQFCEPIGHRRLDSGVLESWQPQQMPPAALDAAKSIAARIVNSLGGRGVFGVELLVQGEDVYFSDVRVRPSDSGLVTLRSQRLSEFELHARAIMGLACDTIMISPAAAEVTYAGANAGGGAAPSVNVTAVLSEALATSESDVRLFGRAEESDGARRLGVALATAPDVIVARDRARRVGTALRRLW
- a CDS encoding UBP-type zinc finger domain-containing protein, which codes for MLRRSRRRESRPTPRTCEHLTAETVEPQPVTPGHCQDCAELGETSWAHLRMCMTCGHVACCDSSPHQHATKHFHSTGHPVMRSAEPGESWRWCYIDHRVG
- a CDS encoding Na+/H+ antiporter, with the translated sequence MGATLLAALVVAVLFTAVARRFDVSAPLVLVVAGLAGSALPGFHDVQLDPDLVLFVILPPLLWSAGLESSYVALRRNIRPIGLLAVGLPLVTALVVGIVAYHTVPELTLAAALTLGAIVAPPDAVSATAVGRRLGLPRRTMTLLGGESLLNDATALTAYKVALAAAIGAATSWGTALGTFALAAVGGLVVGLALGMLVHLVRTRLEDPLVESAIGLVAPFSIYLIAEEVHGSGVIAVVVAALLLGQRETQASYATRLQDKAVWKALQLVLESFAFLLIGLQLPAVVRELKGISAASLAISSAAVLVAVIAVRIVWVYASTYLGRLFTRNHEPPPPHAQVFILSWAGMRGVVSLAAAFGVPLTTLSGEQFPGRPQLGFLTFVVVVGTLLLHGLTLPWFIRVLGAQGNEAQSDAIATAAAQDKAARAAADRLDALLAEQPADTDVSQRAADVLRAWNTRRRNAAWERLGRDEADIGESPTSAFRRLRLEMLAAERQTFIAERDAGHIDDEVLRTVLHGLDLEEATLNRD